The following DNA comes from Malania oleifera isolate guangnan ecotype guangnan chromosome 12, ASM2987363v1, whole genome shotgun sequence.
ATGGTTGTAACAGTTTTTAGTTGGTCACTGACATCATCTCACGCTCATTGGaaattttcttccttttgttcCCATGCCAATGTATTTTCTGAGCACACAATGTTTTAAGAGTGCTCTCTTGCTATGTATTTTCAGGAAGCTCCTTTAGGCTAtaatgcaaaagaaaaaaaaaatatttttgaactcaTTTTATCTTCCCTCATATTAAATTATAGCGCTCATGACTTATGAAAATCTCATTCATTTTGAAATCTTCAGTTTATTTTCTCGATCATTTGTTGCTCACTGATTTGTGGTGTTCCTCAGCAATTTGAGATGGAATAAGCTACAAGACGTCATTCCTCCTGAAATAGGTGAACTAAAGAAGCTAACGCATCTGTGAGTTATTTCAGTATATGagattatttaattttatttggatCTATTTCCGCATTATGTATCCATTTAAGTTGAAAGATTATTAATCGGGTGTCTGCAGATACCTGAGTTTCAATAATTTCAAGGGAGAAATTCCAAAGGAGCTTGCAAATCTTCCTGAGCTTCGATATCTCTATCTACATGAAAATCGTTTCACGGGGCGAATTCCGCCAGAATTGGGCACTCTGCAAAACCTTCGTCACTTGTGAGTTGCAACATTCAACCATCATTATGTTGCTAGATTAGCATTTTTCTTCTCATTACTGTTAGATCTTATTATAATACCACATTTTGTAGAGATGTTGGAAACAATCATTTGGTGGGTACTATAAGAGAACTCATACGTATTGAGGGATGCTTTCCATCTCTTCGAAACCTGTAAGTAATCCCAATTGCTGGATTTGCAATTATTCAGTTAAGGGTATGACTAGATGCTAATTCTAAGCAACTCATATGTGTAGTTAtctcaataataattattttacgGGAGGCATTCCATCTCAGCTTGCAAATTTGACTTACTTGGAAATCTTGTAAGTATTGTTTATTGATGTAAATAATATGGGAATGTGAATACATTATTTCCTGGCTGGAAATCCTTTTTTATTGTCTGTCATAAATTCAGTGAGGTTGATTGCTTTGTGGGTCACAGGTACCTATCCAACAACAGAATGGCTGGAACAGTCCCATCTGCACTTGCTCATATTCCTAGACTAACTTTCTTGTGAGTTCTATTTCCTACCAATATATTTGTTTCATTTGAAAGGGCATATGCAGCAAGCAGACTGGCAGTCTGGACACATCTTTTTCGTTGGATCATGTCTAAAACTAGCCAATTGACATGTTCTTGTGGATGCTAGGATAGGACAAATgatgaataaaatgaaattatataCTAAATTGGATTATTCTAATGCTACCTCTTAGTGCCCTATAGTTTGTGTAGCTGCTAGGCACAGAAGAGTTCCCTTAGTTCTGTACTTCCTAAATTGCATATGTATTCTTGACTTAAACTGCATCTAAGAACAATGCAGTTGCGCTTTGTGTTGTATCTTTAAAACTTCCCCTCATTGTTGTATCTTTAAAACTTCCACTCATTCTTTTCCCCTCTGATATTGTTTGAAGATGATCTATTTTCATCTTTCCTTTGTGGTTAAGTGGTTTGGTTCTGGGTTGTTGTGGATTCCATCTATAACTATaacttgctttgtttttcctCCTGATTCATTGATAGCCAGCCCTACTtggtgggacttaaggctttGTTGTTGTCATTCACTGTTCTCGAGTTCAGATTGGTGAAGAATTTATTAGGAGCATCCAAAATACTGCCATGGGCATATGCATGGATAATCAATGTCTTGTTTGCCATAAGTGAGAAGTGGAACACCAATATGTCACTGTCATTGCTTGTTGAGATATGggcttctctccctctctctctcttctcctttttttttttttgttttttgttgggTCCCGCTGCTGTAGGAAgccaaggttttttttttaaaaaaaaaattatttatttatttatttatgatttagaCTTGTGAGAGTGCATGAGAAAATAAGAGAAGGGCTGGAGGTTGTGTGTGGGTTAGGGTTGGGAATAGAAGATGTGAAAGTGGATCTCGACTGTTACCCtgctttaaatttttaaacaatGGGATGCTCAAAGTAAAATGTAAGCATGGGTCAGTGGAATTGATGAACTAAGCCATGCAGATAATCATTAGTCACCttttataaaaacaaaattatattttatgCTTTTCTCCCTGTTCTCTAGATCAAATGGCACCTGTAGCAAATTTAGCTGAACTCACCAAAAAATTCTTGACTTGCTTTAGAACAATACTGTTACCTAAAACCTAAGACCTACTTGTCTTTACTGGCAGATAAATATAAATGCAGATATTTGTCATTTCATGAACAGACAAATTTCTAATCAACATGGAACTTTCTGGAGAAGGTTCTGGGATTTAATAAAATACTCCAATGAACTCCTGCAAATCTTTATTGGCAGGCATTTAGGACCTCATTTTCTCATTATACTATTACGAGTTTATAGTACCTGTACTAGTAAGAAACCATAATTGTATTATTTCTCTGCATTGGTTTTTGTATGCAtgagaaatttatgaaaattttatcaTTTCCACACATGttcttattattatcattatttttaaaagcTACATATGTTTTTAAGACTTACCTTATTGGATTACAGGTACTTGGATCACAATCAGTTTTCAGGGAGAATTCCTGATGGCTTCTATAAGCACCCTTTCTTGAAAGAAATGTGAGCTTTCTTCATTGATCCATGATACTTACTGTATCTGAAACCATGTGTCATCTGATTAAGAATATTAACAATAAATTGAATGTTGCTGCAGGTACATTGAAGGGAATTCATTCAGACCTGGTGTAAACCCAATTGGTGCTCACAAGGTCCTTGAACTTTCAGACTCAGAGTTCCTGTTTTAATAAGAGATCAGCCCATTCTTTATTTGTTTAGTTGGCATTTTTATGTGCCTATATGGGGGTTCATCTGATTCCCAGGATGGACAAGGAAATCAATTTTTGTTCAGCTCATTTTCTTGTGTTTGTGAGAAGCTGGCTATGATGTGTATAGTTTCACATTATAAAATAGATTTTGTGTTGCTAAATGATTTGTAATGACTTCCACTGTAACTCCAGTATGGATGTAAGAACTCCAGAAATtatgaaaaaaggaaaatttataGCTTATATTCCATATGAAAAATAGTACCTTTTGATGACTTTGTCGAATTCAAATACATAGTACAAATTCAAACTTAGAAACTACAAATCAATTGCAATACAGAATACTTATTCGAAAGAATCAAAACAATGGAGCAAGCATGCTTCCCAAACAATTGCTGGTGCGGGAACATGGAAATGATACAAGATGAGGCAACCAGTTTGGTTATATTATACAACAGCCTGGAGAAATGATGGGACTGAATAATCCAAGTGGTTGTTTATCTTCTCCAATAGTCTATTTATTTCATCCATGTGTGGATGTGTTTTCTCTCCTGCAACAAACTCATGAACAAACCCATTAATCTTGATGGAGCTGCAACCTGGCATCTTATCCACCCCTCTTTTTCTCATCATCTTCCTTATTCTTCGGGCATCATCATGCTTCCCTGCAGCTGCATATAAATTTGCAAGTAGAACATAGACGCCACTATGATTTTCTAACTGCAAGAGTCTCTCAACTGCAACCTCAGCCAAATAGATTTGTCCATGATCACAGCAAGCACTCAGTAATGCTCTCCAAGCTATTGCTTCTTCAGAGAGACTTGAATCGGGTATTATTCTGATGATTTCCTTTGCTTCTTTAAAGAGCCCGGCACGGCCTAGAAAGCCAACTATACACCCGTAGTGTTCACTCTTGGGTTCAATATTGTACACTGCACACATCCTGTTTAACACCCTGAGACCCTCAAATGCCATGCCTGAATAACTACAAGCGGAAAAAATGGCGAGGAAGGTAATGTCGTCTGGCCTCACCCCAGCCTTTTCCATCTTCCAAAACAGCTCGAGGGCACCCTCTCCATCACCATGTGTTGCCATTCCCGAAATCATAGCATTCCAACAAATAGCACCCCTTTGTGGGATTCCATTAAACACCCTCTTGGCCAAATCCAAACTCCCACACTTGGCATACATGTTTGTAAGAGCAGCTCCCAACCGCGAACTCATTGCCAAACCAAGCTGATCTATATGCCTGTGAATCCAAATGCCAACGTCCAGAGCTCCCAAATGTGCACTAGCACAAAGAATGCTCACAAAAATGGGCTCATCAGGAACCAAGCCAGCTGATTGCATCAGACGGAACATGTGCAGACCCTCCTTAAAACAATTATTCTGCACATACCCAGAAATCATGGAACCCCATAATCCTACATCCTTCACAGGCGGCGGTGCTTCATCAAACAGCAGTTTTGCCGCATCAACATTCCCCTGCTTTGCATACCCAGAAATCATGACCGTCCATGCCATAGACGTTTGCTGGGGAATTTCATCAAACACATACCGTGCCAGTTCCATGTCGTCAAATGCAGAATACATGAAAATTAAAGCATTACCCACAAACACATCAAACGAGAGGCCCAGTTTCAAACTGTGCCCATGAATTGCTTCCCCAAGATAAAAACTTCGCAGGCTTGCGCAAGCCTTCAACACATAAGGAAAGGTGTAGTTATCAGGGTCGAGGCCATTTCTTAACATCTGGGTGTAAACGTTCAGGGTCTTGGAGAATTCACCCTCGAGAAAAAAAGCTTTCATCATTGTGTTGCAGATGATAATGGTGGGTAGGTCGATCCGTTGGAAGAGTTTCCAGGCATGATTGAGGCTTCCGTGAATTGGGTCTGAGCAAAATGCCAGAATCCTGCTGAGGGCAAAGCTGTTCGTCCCAAGCCCACATGTGATCACTTGCGCATGAGTTTGCTTCAGCTGCTTCATGCTCTTGCATTTCTCCAGCACTGAGAGGCATCTCACACTGCTTGACATAGGGCACCCACCACCAACTTCTTTCAATTCAAATTGCATGGATCAGCAGGAAATTCCCATTCTGGAGTCTGCAACTAATGGGGAAGATGCATCTCTCAGACTCTTAACATCAAGTTTGCCGTATGGGCGTATTTAATTGGGGTCAATAATGAGTATGAGAGTGGGATATTCAAAATAGACTTCACTCATAACTGCTGATTTCAAAACTCGGCTCGAGATTAATCCATCCCAAATTCGAACTAACTTAGGTGCAAGTCTTAAAACTCAAGTTTGACGATTTGGTTATgctttaatattatatatatatatatatatatatatatatatatatatatatgtataaaatatattatCATTAACTTCGACACAATtttagaattgttttcttacttGGCATTCTCTCACACGACTCATCAACTATGAAATATTATGTTAAGACTTGAACCTAGaccaaaaaaatatatagtttGGTATGTATCCTAATGATACGAGACTTATATTATTTTAGTAGATCTAAACATTAATACAACATTGATtagttttaaattatatattgagaaaatatcTCTCATAAATAATTCTTTACCGACTAACAATGATCTAACTAATCTAACTAAGTATTGTCACCCTTTTAACTATTTGATGGatcaaaagaagaaatgaaattaaaagaagatttttctctctctttacgcttgtttcttatatatttttttcatcttTGAAGCCCCtttaacaaaacaataatatttGAGATAAGCCTATACAATGACTCCTAAAAGATAGGGTTTAAACATATAGCCATATAGGTGTCTTCTCTTTTGGGAGCCATTGTACATGCTTGCCGCTTGGCTCTTCCTTTGTGCCTTTGTGGAGGGCAAGGGAGGTACCATCAAAATGGAAAGTATgacaaaattgaaaaaaaaaaaaaaaattaatgttaaaagGATGTAAGTTCATGAACATCATAGACCTATGTTATAAAAAATGACTAGATGAAGCAAGTGAGATCTGCACTGCTTCAAGCAATCATCTCATACCGCGTGAAACTAAAATAAGGCTTCTTGATCCATATAGACTAGACATGGCCAAGCCAATCTAGGAGAAGGTGGAGGAAAATCacaaaaagcaaaaagaaaaggCAATCCGAACTCATGTTCTTATCCCATCTATCATAAAATGATAGACCAAACCAGAAAATTTGATAATTATTGCACAAATCTATTTCGATACTATTCAGCTCAATTAGTTTGATAAGATATAGccctacaaaaaataataaaaatattctaaaattgtgtttgaaagtataaatttcaagttttaaatttaaatttgcataGATTTAAATGAAATTCGAACTATGTTAGCGGGCATGAATTTTGAGTTTTAGATTTATATTTGgataaatttagataaattttatattacatcttattcaaattcatTATCTCTTTAAAcataaaattagtataattttatattttatttaaatttacataatttAAGTTTAAAATCCAAACCCCAAACTCTTAAATTCAAACGTTATATTCTTAATTCTTTCATCAAATTTTCGTATTGAAGTTTAAAGTCGGATTAAAATATTAGGACCTCTGTTCAAAAATATAATTGATAAAGTGACTGTAAAGAAGGCTACCACAACGGCTTTCGTAGCTCAGTTGGTTAGAGCACCCGTTTAGTAAGCGGGAGGTCTTGAGTTCGACTCTCAACGAAAGCACTTACAGATGAAAACCTTCTCTATTTTGGTGGAAGTTTATCTGTTATATCAATGTAATGTAAAACGGCGCCGTATTATTTTCTAGCACCCAGCCCTCTCTTCATCTACCTGTATCCACCTCCTCCTTTCTCGGAAGACGCAGACTCCCGGCCTGAAACTATAGCACTACAATTCCGGAACGAAGATCAAACTGttgatttcttttcttttttttttttta
Coding sequences within:
- the LOC131144413 gene encoding probable leucine-rich repeat receptor-like protein kinase At1g35710 encodes the protein MARQSLAFCFILAVSLLSNLILCKTLKRDVKALNEIKASLGWRVVYAWVGDDPCGDGDLQPWSGVTCSTLGDYRVVTELEVYAVSIVGPFPTAVTNLLDLTRLDLHNNKLTGPIPPQIGRLKRLKILNLRWNKLQDVIPPEIGELKKLTHLYLSFNNFKGEIPKELANLPELRYLYLHENRFTGRIPPELGTLQNLRHLDVGNNHLVGTIRELIRIEGCFPSLRNLYLNNNYFTGGIPSQLANLTYLEILYLSNNRMAGTVPSALAHIPRLTFLYLDHNQFSGRIPDGFYKHPFLKEMYIEGNSFRPGVNPIGAHKVLELSDSEFLF
- the LOC131144412 gene encoding pentatricopeptide repeat-containing protein At2g20540-like — its product is MQFELKEVGGGCPMSSSVRCLSVLEKCKSMKQLKQTHAQVITCGLGTNSFALSRILAFCSDPIHGSLNHAWKLFQRIDLPTIIICNTMMKAFFLEGEFSKTLNVYTQMLRNGLDPDNYTFPYVLKACASLRSFYLGEAIHGHSLKLGLSFDVFVGNALIFMYSAFDDMELARYVFDEIPQQTSMAWTVMISGYAKQGNVDAAKLLFDEAPPPVKDVGLWGSMISGYVQNNCFKEGLHMFRLMQSAGLVPDEPIFVSILCASAHLGALDVGIWIHRHIDQLGLAMSSRLGAALTNMYAKCGSLDLAKRVFNGIPQRGAICWNAMISGMATHGDGEGALELFWKMEKAGVRPDDITFLAIFSACSYSGMAFEGLRVLNRMCAVYNIEPKSEHYGCIVGFLGRAGLFKEAKEIIRIIPDSSLSEEAIAWRALLSACCDHGQIYLAEVAVERLLQLENHSGVYVLLANLYAAAGKHDDARRIRKMMRKRGVDKMPGCSSIKINGFVHEFVAGEKTHPHMDEINRLLEKINNHLDYSVPSFLQAVV